One genomic window of Polaromonas sp. SP1 includes the following:
- a CDS encoding thioredoxin family protein: MKPSSANSVNSAVRSVVSQDEWLAARRLLLAREKELTAQRDLVNAERRRLPWVKVDKDYMFDGPAGKVALAGLFEGRSQLVIYHFMFGPGWKEGCPSCSFVADHIDGALPHLAARDITLAVVSRAPLPELAAFRRRMGWSFKWVSSFGSDFNHDFHVSFTPEELATGRVDYNYRMEGVEGEGVQEWHGISVFSQDGLGNVFHTYSSYARGADLLVGAYNYMDLTPKGRDEENLPFTMSWLRHHDQYDLDKVGAQPAPACCHAEARAA, from the coding sequence GTGAAGCCCAGTTCCGCAAATTCCGTCAATTCCGCCGTCCGTTCAGTGGTCTCCCAAGACGAATGGCTGGCCGCCCGCCGCCTGTTGCTGGCCCGTGAAAAAGAGCTCACCGCCCAGCGCGACCTGGTCAACGCCGAACGGCGCCGCCTGCCCTGGGTGAAGGTCGACAAAGACTATATGTTTGACGGCCCTGCCGGCAAGGTGGCACTGGCCGGCCTGTTCGAGGGGCGCAGCCAGCTGGTCATCTACCACTTCATGTTCGGCCCCGGCTGGAAGGAAGGCTGCCCCAGCTGCTCCTTTGTGGCCGACCACATCGACGGCGCGCTGCCGCACCTGGCGGCGCGCGACATCACGCTGGCGGTGGTCTCACGCGCGCCGCTGCCGGAGCTGGCCGCGTTCCGCCGCCGCATGGGCTGGAGCTTCAAATGGGTCTCGTCGTTCGGCAGTGATTTCAACCATGACTTTCATGTGTCCTTCACGCCGGAGGAGCTGGCCACCGGAAGGGTTGACTACAACTACCGCATGGAGGGCGTTGAAGGCGAAGGCGTGCAGGAGTGGCACGGCATCAGCGTCTTCAGCCAGGACGGGCTGGGCAATGTCTTTCACACCTATTCAAGCTACGCACGCGGCGCGGACTTGCTGGTGGGCGCCTACAACTACATGGACCTCACCCCCAAGGGGCGCGACGAGGAAAACCTGCCTTTCACCATGAGCTGGCTGCGCCACCATGACCAATACGATCTGGACAAGGTCGGCGCCCAGCCCGCGCCCGCGTGTTGCCACGCCGAAGCCCGCGCCGCATGA
- a CDS encoding VOC family protein has protein sequence MLANRNAMATIAVKDLAAAQKFYEGKLGLTRLDAGEEGVLSYQSGTATIVVYVSAFAGTNQATSATWGVGDEFDSILKTLKAKGVVFEHYDMPGMTLQGDAHVMGDFKGAWFKDPDGNILHILNR, from the coding sequence ATGCTTGCCAACCGCAACGCCATGGCGACCATCGCCGTCAAGGACCTTGCCGCCGCGCAAAAATTCTATGAAGGCAAGTTGGGCCTCACGCGGCTCGATGCCGGCGAAGAGGGCGTGCTCAGCTACCAGAGCGGCACCGCCACCATCGTGGTGTATGTCTCCGCTTTTGCCGGCACCAACCAGGCAACATCCGCCACCTGGGGCGTGGGCGACGAGTTCGACAGCATCCTGAAAACACTCAAGGCCAAAGGCGTGGTGTTTGAACACTACGACATGCCCGGCATGACGCTCCAGGGCGATGCGCACGTGATGGGCGATTTCAAAGGCGCCTGGTTCAAAGACCCGGACGGCAACATCCTGCACATCCTCAACCGATAA